A region from the Malus domestica chromosome 07, GDT2T_hap1 genome encodes:
- the LOC103439817 gene encoding probable NADH dehydrogenase [ubiquinone] 1 alpha subcomplex subunit 5, mitochondrial, translating into MFLRAIGRPLLARVKQTTGIVGLDVVPNAREVLIELYSKTLKEIQAVPEDEGYRKAVESFTHHRLNVCREEEDWEAIEKKLGCGQVEELIEEARDELTLIGKMIEWDPWGVPDDYECEVIENDAPVPKHVPLHRPGPLPEEFYKTLDGLTTNQPKLDDAKVASIGSEAKE; encoded by the exons ATGTTCCTACGAGCGATCGGACGGCCGTTGTTGGCCAGGGTGAAGCAGACGACGGGGATCGTAGGGCTGGACGTGGTCCCCAATGCGAGGGAGGTCCTAATCGAGCTCTACTCCAAAACCCTAAAGGAGATCCAGGCCGTCCCCGAGGACGAAGGCTACCGCAAGGCCGTCGAGAGCTTCACGCACCACCGCCTCAACGTCTGCCGCGAAGAGGAGGACTGGGAGGCGATCGAGAAGAAGCTCGGCTGCGGCCAGGTCGAGGAGCTCATCGAGGAGGCGCGCGACGAGCTCACCCTCATCGGCAAGATGATCG AATGGGATCCATGGGGTGTTCCTGATGATTACGAATGTGAGGTGATCGAGAATGATGCTCCAGTTCCAAAGCATGTTCCTCTGCACAGACCTGGTCCTCTTCCTGAGGAGTTTTACAAAACGCTGGACGGCCTTACTACAAACCAACCAAAATTGGATGACGCTAAAGTCGCCTCTATTGGGTCGGAAGCAAAGGAGTAA